The Salvelinus alpinus chromosome 21, SLU_Salpinus.1, whole genome shotgun sequence genome has a segment encoding these proteins:
- the LOC139547913 gene encoding schwannomin-interacting protein 1 isoform X4 → MVHQENCSHQAQKNERESIRQKLALGSFFDDGPGIYTSCSKSGKPSLSSRLQSGMNLQICFVNDSGSDKDSDADDSKTETSLDTPLSPMSKQSSSYSDRDTTEEDSESLEDMDFLSRQKKLQAEAKLALAMAKPMAKMQVEVEKQNRKKSPVADLLPHMPHISECLMKRSLKPTDLRDMTLGQLQVIVNDLHSQIESLNEELVQLLLIRDELHMEQDAMLVDIEDLTRHAESQQKHMAEKTPSK, encoded by the exons ATGGTTCACCAGGAAAACTGTTCTCACCAG gcCCAAAAGAATGAGAGGGAGTCCATCCGGCAGAAGCTGGCCCTGGGTAGTTTCTTTGACGATGGGCCGGGTATCTATACCAGCTGCAGCAAGAGTGGCAAGCCCAGTCTGTCCTCACG gctgCAGAGTGGGATGAACCTGCAGATCTGTTTTGTCAACGACAGCGGCAGCGACAAGGATAGCGATGCAGACGACAGCAAGACAGAGACCAGTCTGGACACACCGCTGTCCCCCATG TCGAAGCAGAGTTCGTCCTACTCTGACCGGGACACTACGGAGGAAGACAGTGAGTCTCTGGAGGACATGGACTTCCTGAGCAGACAGAAGAAGTTGCAGGCCGAGGCTAAGCTAGCCCTGGCGATGGCCAAACCCATGGCCAAGATGCAGGTGGAGGTGGAAAAACAGAACCGCAAGAAGTCCCCTGTGGCAGACCTG CTGCCCCACATGCCCCACATCAGTGAGTGTCTGATGAAGAGGAGCCTGAAGCCTACAGACCTGAGAGACATGACCCTGGGACAACTACAGGTTATTGTCAACGATCTGCACTCCCAGATAGAGA GTCTGAATGAGGAGCTGGTGCAGCTGCTGCTGATCAGGGATGAACTGCACATGGAGCAGGATGCCATGCTGGTGGACATAGAGGACCTGACCAG GCATGCTGAGAGCCAGCAGAAACACATGGCTGAGAAGACCCCATCCAAATGA
- the LOC139547913 gene encoding schwannomin-interacting protein 1 isoform X3: MKEALDNTDCAGMDDVICPASALYLTDDYKLKEAQKNERESIRQKLALGSFFDDGPGIYTSCSKSGKPSLSSRLQSGMNLQICFVNDSGSDKDSDADDSKTETSLDTPLSPMSKQSSSYSDRDTTEEDSESLEDMDFLSRQKKLQAEAKLALAMAKPMAKMQVEVEKQNRKKSPVADLLPHMPHISECLMKRSLKPTDLRDMTLGQLQVIVNDLHSQIESLNEELVQLLLIRDELHMEQDAMLVDIEDLTRHAESQQKHMAEKTPSK, from the exons atgaaggaaGCGCTGGATAACACAGACTGTGCTGGAATGGATGATGTCATCTGTCCAGCCTCTGCCCTCTACCTCACTGATGACTACAAACTCAAAGAG gcCCAAAAGAATGAGAGGGAGTCCATCCGGCAGAAGCTGGCCCTGGGTAGTTTCTTTGACGATGGGCCGGGTATCTATACCAGCTGCAGCAAGAGTGGCAAGCCCAGTCTGTCCTCACG gctgCAGAGTGGGATGAACCTGCAGATCTGTTTTGTCAACGACAGCGGCAGCGACAAGGATAGCGATGCAGACGACAGCAAGACAGAGACCAGTCTGGACACACCGCTGTCCCCCATG TCGAAGCAGAGTTCGTCCTACTCTGACCGGGACACTACGGAGGAAGACAGTGAGTCTCTGGAGGACATGGACTTCCTGAGCAGACAGAAGAAGTTGCAGGCCGAGGCTAAGCTAGCCCTGGCGATGGCCAAACCCATGGCCAAGATGCAGGTGGAGGTGGAAAAACAGAACCGCAAGAAGTCCCCTGTGGCAGACCTG CTGCCCCACATGCCCCACATCAGTGAGTGTCTGATGAAGAGGAGCCTGAAGCCTACAGACCTGAGAGACATGACCCTGGGACAACTACAGGTTATTGTCAACGATCTGCACTCCCAGATAGAGA GTCTGAATGAGGAGCTGGTGCAGCTGCTGCTGATCAGGGATGAACTGCACATGGAGCAGGATGCCATGCTGGTGGACATAGAGGACCTGACCAG GCATGCTGAGAGCCAGCAGAAACACATGGCTGAGAAGACCCCATCCAAATGA